The genomic segment TCAGTCTGGCAAAAACCTCCTGGCCTGTGCAATGCCCGGTATAAAAGACCGTTTTGCGGCGCAGCAGTTCTTGGGCGATGGCGGCAACCAGTTCCGGGCTCTCCGGCGTCTTTGTAATGGGGTCAAACAAATGGAATCCCGAAAATACAAAATCAAATTGCGTCTTGCAGATGTCTTCTCCCCGTTCCAGAATATTGACGATGCCGTTGTGGGCGCAACCGCCAAAAAGGAGCTTTTTCCCTTCTGATTCCACCACAAGGCACTGTTCGTGCTCAAAGTCGTCAGGGACGATTTCTTGCCGCGTTTGTTTGCAGAGGCAGGCGTTGAGCGGTGACGTCAGCTTTCGCCCCAGGATTTTGCTGAACAGGGAAAGTTCTGCATCAAGGCGTATAAATCCGTCCACAAGTCTGACCTGTGGATGCGTTTTTAATGCCCGATTCAGCCCTATTTCCTGTTTTGTATTGCCGGTTACAGCATAATATTTTTCAAAAGCACTTTTTTGCAGGTAAATTGTGGCCGTAGAATTATTTTCCAAAAAAATATCCAAAGCGCCGCCATGGTCAAGATGCGCATGCGATATGACAACGGTATCAACCTGGTCCAGGTGGACATCCAATTGCTTTGCATTATATACTATATTTTCATTTTTACCCACATCAAAAAGTATTTTGTGCTGTTGCGTTTCTATATAAAAAGAAAGACCGTGATTGGCCCTGAAAGTGTCATTGAGGGCCGTATTTTCCACAAGAGTTTTAATAATCATTTTGCGCTCCTGATTACAGATGTTCTTTGGCCATATTGAGGGCATGCTGCAAAAAATCTATGTATTCGCGGCGTACAGAAGGCTTCTTGGTTGCCAAAAAACTGTAGAAGTCGCGTGAGAGTTCTTGATGGTAGCGCTCATGCAAGGCAAAGACCTTCTGGCCGGATTCGGTCAGGTACAGCGCTATGTCTCTGTTGTTATCCGGCTGTTTTGTCTTGCGGATAAACCCTTTCTTTTCAAGCTGCACTAAAATTTTGTGGGTTACCCCTCGCGTAATGCCAAAAAATTTTGCCAGCTCTGCGCTGGTAATCCCTTCCGATTGGCCGATAAGGGCGATGCTATGCAGCTCGCGCCGGTAAAAAATGTCTTTTCCAAAAACCACGGGCCGCCTGGCCAGCGTGGTTACGGTTTCGATCAGTTCCAGAAATAGGTGGGCTATTTTTTCGTTCTCGGCGTTCACAACCACTCTCCATACCGTGATGATCAAAATTGTATGCTAGGCATACAAAACTGGCAATCTTTTTCTCAAAGCCTTTCTGTGCTGGTCTTCCGTCGTGTGGGTTTGCACGTTCTGCTTTTGCATGACGTACATTCTTATGTTATGTGACGCCACATATGAGGCCGACCAGCGCGCCCGCTTGCTTCTCCAAAATTTTTGCGCAGATTGGTCATCAGGCGGCCACCAAATCAAAAAAGGGATGCACGGAAAAACCGTGTATCCCTTTGAAATATATTGGTGCGCCCAGCAAGAATCGAACTTGCGGCCTACAGCTTAGGAGGCTGTCGCTCTATCCAACTGAGCTATGAGCGCGACGGGATTTGTGTAGAGGGTCTTGGGCCGCGTGTCAAGGCGGACGGCCTGTGGGGGCGGGGCAGGCGCGGGACTTTTTCAGCCTTTTTTGGCCGTGCGAGCGGCCATGCGTTTGGCGCTGAGGGCGGTGGCCGGGGCTGTTGTGGGGTCTTCGGGCCAGGGGTGGCGGGGGTAGCGCCCACGCATTTCGGCCCGCACGGCAGGGTAGCCGTGCCGCCAGAAGTGGGGCAGGTCGCGGGTTATCTGCAGGGGTCGCCCCGCTGGCGAGTTGAGGTGCAGGGTCAGGGGCACGCGGCCATCGGCAATGGCTGGGGTTTGGACGCAGCCGAAAAATTCCTGCAGTTTGGCGGCCAGCCAGGGGCCGCCGTCATCGCCGTAAACAATGGGCCGTAACGCGCCTGACGGCACCTGCCAGTGGGTGGGGGCCGCCTGTGCCAGACGCCGTCCAAGCTGTCCGGGCAAAAGGCTGTGCAGAGCCGTGCTCAGGGCCTCGGCATTCAGGTCCGTCAGGGCGGTACAGCCGGCCAGCGCCGGGGTCAGCCAGGTTTCCAGGCCTGTCAGCAGCGCGGCGTCGCTCAGGTCTGGCCAGGGCTCGCCTTCCAGGTCGCGCAGCAGGGCCACCCGCGCGCGCCATTGGCGGGCCGCAGCGCCCCAGGGCAGCGCATTGAGGCCACGGTGGCGCACATAATCGCAGAGGGCGGCCGCGCACAGTTCCGAAGCAGGGCGCGGCAAGGGGACGTCCTCCAGCAGCAGGGCGTCCAGCCGGGTTTGCCGCCGGGCCGTAACCTGCCCGCTGGGGCTGACGGCCACGTGCTCTTCCGTCACCATCTCCTCGTTGAACAGGGCGGTCAGGTCTCCGGCTTCCAGAGGCGCGGCCAGACGGATGCGACAGTGCGGGGAGGCCCCGTCCGCCACGGCTATGGCCAGAAAAGGGCTGCGGCTCAGACTGTCCGCAGCGGGCAGACGCGCTGCGCGGCCGCAGCGCATGAGATAGGTGACGCCGGGCCGGGCTCCGCCGACCGCATCCGGCGCGCCGTCCCTGGTTTGCCGCTGGGCCGTCAGTTCTGGCCAGCCTTGGGCCAGCACTGGGCCGGCGTGTTTGTGGTCCGCTGCAGCGACGGCAAAGATATCTTCTTTCAGGCGCAGCAGTCCCGCCAGGCGCAGGGCCTGACGKCGCAGGCGGGCCTGTGCGCCGCCCCCATGCCCCATACCGTCTGAAAGGGGTGACCGGTCCTGCCGGCCTGCCCGGGCAGGTCGGCACAGCCAGTCCAGGCGTTTGCCCAGGTCGGCGCTATTTTCTCGCATGATGGAGCCGGCGGCGCGCTGGGGGGCCTCTGCGCGGGCCAGAGGGTCGCGTTCCGCCAGCAGGGCAGCCAGACAACAAGCCAGGGGGCCGTGCCCCTGGTCCTGTGCGCCCAGAAGCATCCGAGCCGGACGCGGGTCCAGCGGCAGGGCGGCCATGCGCCGTCCCAGAGCCGTGGCGCGGCCCCTGGGGTCCAGCGCGCCCAGGCGTTGCAGGGTCTGGCGGGCCGCGGTCAAAGCGGCGGCAGGAGGCGGGTCAAGCCAGGGCAGGGCCGTGGGCTCCGCTCCCCAGACGGCCAGTTGCAGGGTCAGGCCGCAGAGGTCTGCCTCCAGAATTTCCGGCCGGGCGGTCGGGCGCAGGCCGTGGTCCTCGGCATGGCACCACAGGCGGCAGCACAGGCCCGGTTCCGTACGTCCGGCGCGTCCGGCGCGCTGCACTGCTCCGGCCAGAGAGACCCGCTCCGTCACCAGGCGGGTCAGGCCGCTGGCCGGATCAAACCGGGCCAGCCGGGCCAGGCCGCAGTCCACCACCATGCGCACGCCGTCAATAGTCAACGAGGTTTCAGCAATGGCCGTGGCCAGCACCACCTTGCGGCGTCCCGGCGGGGACGGGGCCAGGGCCGCGTCCTGCGCCTGGGGAGAGAGGTTCCCGTAGAGCGGGTAGAGATCTGTATGGGGCGGCAGGCGGCCTTCCAGCAGGGCCGCCACTTGTCGGATTTCGCCCGCGCCGGGCAGAAAGGCCAGCAGGCCGCCCGGCTCTGTGCGGCAAAGTTCGCCAATGACTGCGGCCATGTGCCGCCACAAGAGGGGCGCTCCGCCGGGAGATCCTGTGGTTTCGGGCCTGGGGGGCAGATAGCGGATGTCTACAGGATAGGCGCGGCCGGGGCAGGTCACCACCGGGCAGTTGCCCAGCAACGCGGCCACGGGCGCGGCGTCCAGCGTGGCGGACATGACCACCAGGCGCAGGTCCGGGCGCAGGGCTGCTTGGCTTTCCAGGCACAGGGCCAGGCCCGTGTCCGAGGTGAGGGAACGCTCATGAAATTCGTCAAAAATCACGCAGGCCGTGTCGGTAAGTTGCGGGTCCGCCTGCAGCAGGCGGGTAAGCACCCCCTCGGTGAGCACCTCCAGCTTGGTGGCGTGGCTGACGCGGGTTTCGTCCCGCATGCGCAGGCCCACGGTGCGGCCCACGTCTTCGTCCAGGGCGCGGGCCAAGTAGCGGGCCAGGGCACGGGCGGCCACACGGCGGGGCTCCAGCAGCAGGATGCGGCCTTGCTTGTCGTGCTGCCGCAGCCAAGGGGCGGCCAGCAGCCAGAGGGGCAGGCGAGTGCTTTTGCCCGCACCGGGCTCGGCCTGCAGGACCAGGCTGCGGCCCAGGGCCAAGGCGCTGTCCACCTTTGAGCGTACCGCGTCCAGCGGGCAGGGCGGTAAAAGCGCTGGTTGGGGGGTGGGGACGGCAGAGGTCATGGCGGCGTGGGCTCGTGCGGGTGCTTTTTTACTGGCAATCCGGTCCGTGTCAGTGTATTGACACAAAAGAAAGCCTTCAGGTGGAGACGTTATTCATGGATGTGAACACCAGCGGCATTATCGGGCAAAGCACCACCTTGGCCGAGGTCTTCAAAGTGCTGGGCAAGGTGGCCCCTACGGACAGCACCGTGCTTGTAACCGGAGAATCCGGAACTGGCAAGGAGTTGCTGGTCCGCGCCCTGCACGCCAACAGCCAAAGGGCGGAAAAGCCCTTTGTGCCCATCAACTGCGGGGCCATTCCCAAGGATCTGCTGGAAAGCGAGCTTTTCGGCCATGAGAAGGGGGCCTTTACCCACGCCATTCGTTCCCGGCCCGGCCGGTTTGAAATGGGCGACGGCGGCACGGTTTTTCTGGACGAAATAGGCGAGATGGATCTGAGCCTGCAGGTAAAGATTCTGCGGGTGCTGCAGGAAAAGGAAATCGAGCGGGTGGGCGGCACGGGCAGCAAAAAAGTGGACGTGCGCATTGTGGCGGCCACCAACCGCGATCTGGAAGCCGAAGTAGCGGCCGGGCGCTTTCGCGAAGACCTCTACTACCGTCTCAACGTCATCCCCCTGCACCTGCCCCCGCTGCGGGAGCGCGGCGGCGATGTGCTCTTGCTGGCCCGGCATTTTCTCAACCATTTCTGCGCCAAAAAAGGACGGCCGCCCCTGGGGCTGTCCCCGGACGCCCGGCGCGTACTGGTGGCCTACGCCTGGCCCGGCAATGTGCGGGAACTGGAAAACTTCATGGAGCGGTTGAGCATCCTGGTGGACGGGGATACCGTCTTTCCGGACGATCTGCCGCGCAAAATTCTGGACCAGGTGGGCGACATCGCCGCACTGCCGGAACCGGTTGAGGAAGCGGCCCCGTCCGCAAGTCCCGCCGTTCCGGCCGTCTCCCGCGACGTGCGGACGGGCGCGCCGACACCTGCGGGCACAGGGGCCTTTGTCTGGCCGGACCTGGCCGTGCTGAGCGACCAGGGGCTGAATCTGAAAGACTTTCTGGACGCGGTGGAAGGTCGCCTTATTGATGAGGCTCTTGGTTCGGCCCAGGGCGTCAAAAATCAGGCCGCCGAGCTTTTGGGCATCAAACGCACTACCCTTATTGAGAAGCTGAAAAAACGGCAGGCCTAGGCACTTTTTTTGCATAATGCAGCGCGCCCGCATGGGCGGCAAAATTTTTATGTTCGGCGGGAACAGGTGAATCAGAATACGGCAGCCGCCGCAGACCGGCTACAGACACGCATCGCAAAAGACACGGCCAGACCGCGCCGTCGCGGGCGGGGCCTCTTGCGGCGTGGACTGCTGTCGGTGGGTCTGGCCCTGACCTTAACGGGCGTTGGCCTGCCTTCCCGTTGCGTGGGGCCGGCCTTTCTGCGCGATGTGTCCGCAGCCCAGGCCGCGCCGGAAATGCCCGGAGGCCGCCAGAGCCTGCGCAGCCCCGTCAATCCCGGCGGGCCGGAAAACTGGCCTCCGGAGAAGTTCCTCTCCACCACCAGGGGCGCTGGGCCCGGCCCCGCCAGTGCAACGCCTCCGTCCGGCACGCCGGCAGAGGGGGACAGGCCTTCTCCAGATCCTGCGGCGCAACCCCCTGCGGCCGTAGCTGCGCCGTCGCCCAAGGGGACCTCCCCGCAAACGGCTCCCCAGGGCACGCCCCCTGAACGTGCTTCCAGATCGGGTCCGGAGCAGCCGACAGCCCCAGGAATAAGGCCGTCGGCCAAAGCCGCGGCGCCCGGCGCGCCGTCCCCGGCCGCCCCTGGCGCGGTTGCGCCTGTGCAGCCATCGCCGTCGGCCTCGGCATCCTCACAGGCTGCGGCCCCGCCGCCGGCCACTGCCGGGAGCCCGGAAGTTTCCGGCAAGGTGAGCGGTAAGGTGCTTGGCCTACCCGAAAAAACACCGGAAAAAGAGGAAGCGGCGACTACAGAAGCGCCGCGTCCGGTCGTCTATGTGGACGAGCAGGGCAATCCCGTGCCCAAACCGGCAGATCCGGCCAAAATGCTGGCCGAAGCTGAGCGCCTGCTGCAGGAGCGCAAGTATGATGAGGCCTTGCCCCAGTTGGAGCAGATCCGCAACCTGCCCAACCTGACGCCGGAGCAGCGGGAGGCGACCCTCTACCACATCAGTGACTGCCTTTGGGCCCGTTACGTCAACGATCCCCTGGCGGGCTTTGAGCCCATTGTGTCCGCCACCAGCGAGGCCATGCACGCCAACCTGCGTTCGCCGCGCGTGCCCGACGCCCTGCTGCGTCTGGGGCTGGCTAACGTCAATGTAGGCAATCTGGTGGACGCCGGTGGCTATCTGGCGGCTCTGTATCG from the Desulfovibrio legallii genome contains:
- a CDS encoding MBL fold metallo-hydrolase → MIIKTLVENTALNDTFRANHGLSFYIETQQHKILFDVGKNENIVYNAKQLDVHLDQVDTVVISHAHLDHGGALDIFLENNSTATIYLQKSAFEKYYAVTGNTKQEIGLNRALKTHPQVRLVDGFIRLDAELSLFSKILGRKLTSPLNACLCKQTRQEIVPDDFEHEQCLVVESEGKKLLFGGCAHNGIVNILERGEDICKTQFDFVFSGFHLFDPITKTPESPELVAAIAQELLRRKTVFYTGHCTGQEVFARLKKLMGKKIEYASAGSQIFV
- a CDS encoding MarR family transcriptional regulator gives rise to the protein MNAENEKIAHLFLELIETVTTLARRPVVFGKDIFYRRELHSIALIGQSEGITSAELAKFFGITRGVTHKILVQLEKKGFIRKTKQPDNNRDIALYLTESGQKVFALHERYHQELSRDFYSFLATKKPSVRREYIDFLQHALNMAKEHL
- the hrpB gene encoding ATP-dependent helicase HrpB, with protein sequence MTSAVPTPQPALLPPCPLDAVRSKVDSALALGRSLVLQAEPGAGKSTRLPLWLLAAPWLRQHDKQGRILLLEPRRVAARALARYLARALDEDVGRTVGLRMRDETRVSHATKLEVLTEGVLTRLLQADPQLTDTACVIFDEFHERSLTSDTGLALCLESQAALRPDLRLVVMSATLDAAPVAALLGNCPVVTCPGRAYPVDIRYLPPRPETTGSPGGAPLLWRHMAAVIGELCRTEPGGLLAFLPGAGEIRQVAALLEGRLPPHTDLYPLYGNLSPQAQDAALAPSPPGRRKVVLATAIAETSLTIDGVRMVVDCGLARLARFDPASGLTRLVTERVSLAGAVQRAGRAGRTEPGLCCRLWCHAEDHGLRPTARPEILEADLCGLTLQLAVWGAEPTALPWLDPPPAAALTAARQTLQRLGALDPRGRATALGRRMAALPLDPRPARMLLGAQDQGHGPLACCLAALLAERDPLARAEAPQRAAGSIMRENSADLGKRLDWLCRPARAGRQDRSPLSDGMGHGGGAQARLRRQALRLAGLLRLKEDIFAVAAADHKHAGPVLAQGWPELTAQRQTRDGAPDAVGGARPGVTYLMRCGRAARLPAADSLSRSPFLAIAVADGASPHCRIRLAAPLEAGDLTALFNEEMVTEEHVAVSPSGQVTARRQTRLDALLLEDVPLPRPASELCAAALCDYVRHRGLNALPWGAAARQWRARVALLRDLEGEPWPDLSDAALLTGLETWLTPALAGCTALTDLNAEALSTALHSLLPGQLGRRLAQAAPTHWQVPSGALRPIVYGDDGGPWLAAKLQEFFGCVQTPAIADGRVPLTLHLNSPAGRPLQITRDLPHFWRHGYPAVRAEMRGRYPRHPWPEDPTTAPATALSAKRMAARTAKKG
- a CDS encoding sigma-54 interaction domain-containing protein, with amino-acid sequence MDVNTSGIIGQSTTLAEVFKVLGKVAPTDSTVLVTGESGTGKELLVRALHANSQRAEKPFVPINCGAIPKDLLESELFGHEKGAFTHAIRSRPGRFEMGDGGTVFLDEIGEMDLSLQVKILRVLQEKEIERVGGTGSKKVDVRIVAATNRDLEAEVAAGRFREDLYYRLNVIPLHLPPLRERGGDVLLLARHFLNHFCAKKGRPPLGLSPDARRVLVAYAWPGNVRELENFMERLSILVDGDTVFPDDLPRKILDQVGDIAALPEPVEEAAPSASPAVPAVSRDVRTGAPTPAGTGAFVWPDLAVLSDQGLNLKDFLDAVEGRLIDEALGSAQGVKNQAAELLGIKRTTLIEKLKKRQA